The Candidatus Margulisiibacteriota bacterium region GGGACAGGCGGCGAAGAAGCTGCTTTGTTTGCCTCAGATCTTTTTTCGATGTACCGGCGTTACGCTGAGCGCAACGGCTGGCGTTTTCAGGTATTGTCTTTGACCGAGGCTGAGCAGGGCGGATTTAAAGAAGTCATCGTGGAGATCAGCGGCGAGGGTATTTACGGCAAGATGAAATACGAGTCCGGCGTGCACCGCGTGCAGCGTGTGCCGGAGACGGAGGCGCAGGGGCGCGTGCATACTTCGGCGGCGACCGTGGCGATCATGCCGGAAGTCGAGGATGTGGATGTTGAAATAAACCCCACGGATTTGAAAATCGACACTTACCGCTCTTCGGGAGCGGGCGGCCAGCATATCAATAAGACCGATTCAGCGGTGCGGATCACGCATTTGCCGAGCGGGCTGGTGGTTTCCTGTCAGGACGGCCGCTCGCAGCATGCCAACCGTGACAGCGCCATGCGCGTTTTGCGCAGCCGTTTGTATGAAAAACAGGAAAAAGAGCGGCTGGCCAAAGAAAAAGATTTACGTAAAACACAGGTCGGCTCCGGCGACCGCTCGGAAAAAGTCCGCACTTACAATTATCCGCAAAACCGCATCACCGATCACCGCATCGGCTTGACGCTCTACAATCTGGACGCGATAGTCAAAGGCGGCGATTTGTCCGCGATCACCGACGCTTTGATCCAGGCTGACCGTATTGC contains the following coding sequences:
- the prfA gene encoding peptide chain release factor 1, whose protein sequence is MLGKIEEIVKRYRDNELALYDPQVTADLKRYRELMRAQAEMKELVEKYQEYKKVKQAAADAKTLLADPAGDKELRELAETEWKTNSAAAVALEEELKFLLAPKDPDDNKNAILEIRQGTGGEEAALFASDLFSMYRRYAERNGWRFQVLSLTEAEQGGFKEVIVEISGEGIYGKMKYESGVHRVQRVPETEAQGRVHTSAATVAIMPEVEDVDVEINPTDLKIDTYRSSGAGGQHINKTDSAVRITHLPSGLVVSCQDGRSQHANRDSAMRVLRSRLYEKQEKERLAKEKDLRKTQVGSGDRSEKVRTYNYPQNRITDHRIGLTLYNLDAIVKGGDLSAITDALIQADRIAKLQAA